A genomic window from Myotis daubentonii chromosome 4, mMyoDau2.1, whole genome shotgun sequence includes:
- the SLC6A19 gene encoding sodium-dependent neutral amino acid transporter B(0)AT1: MVRLVLPNPGLDDRIPSLGQLEVIEKEEASSRPKWDNKAQYMLTCVGFCVGLGNVWRFPYLCQSHGGGAFMIPFLILLVVEGVPLLYLEFAIGQRLRKGSVGVWSSIHPALKGIGIASMFVSFMVGLYYNTIIAWVMWYFFNSFQEPLPWSTCPLNDNLTGYVDECTRSSSVDYYWYRETLNISNSISNSGSVQWWILLCLTCAWCVLYVCTIRGIETTGKAVYITSTLPYVVLTIFLIRGLTLKGSTNGIVFLFTPNVTELANPLTWLDAGAQVFYSFSLAFGGLISFSSYNSVHNNCEMDSVIVSVINGFTSMYAATVVYSIIGFRATERYDSCFNQNILTLINGFDLPEGSVTENNFEEVQQWYNNTYPAAFAQLQFQTCDMNSFLSEGVEGTGLAFIVFTEAITKMPISPLWSVLFFIMLFCLGLSSMFGNMEGVVVPLQDLKVFPKKWPKEVLTGLICFGSYLIALIFTLNSGQYWLTLLDSYAGSIPLLIIAFCEMFAVVYVYGVDRFNKDIEFMIGHKPNIFWQITWRVVSPLLMLVIFLFFFVINVNKELIYSVWDPAYAEFPKSEKVPYPSWAYGVVVIVAGVPCLSIPCFAIYKLIRNRCQKQESQQGLVSTMSTASINGDLKY, encoded by the exons ATGGTGAGGCTTGTTCTGCCCAACCCGGGCCTGGACGACCGAATCCCCTCCCTGGGGCAACTGGAGGTCATCGAGAAGGAGGAGGCCAGCTCGCGGCCGAAGTGGGACAACAAGGCCCAGTACATGCTCACCTGCGTGGGCTTCTGCGTGGGCCTGGGCAACGTCTGGCGCTTCCCCTACTTGTGCCAGAGCCATGGCGGAG GAGCATTCATGATCCCGTTCCTCATCCTGCTGGTTGTGGAGGGTGTCCCTTTGCTGTACCTGGAGTTCGCCATCGGGCAGCGACTGCGCAAGGGCAGCGTGGGCGTCTGGAGCTCCATCCACCCAGCCCTGAAGGGCATAG GGATCGCGTCCATGTTCGTGTCCTTCATGGTGGGCCTCTACTACAACACCATCATCGCCTGGGTCATGTGGTACTTCTTCAACTCCTTCCAGGAGCCCCTCCCTTGGAGCACGTGCCCACTCAACGACAACCTGACAG GCTATGTGGACGAGTGTACCCGCAGCTCTTCAGTGGACTACTACTGGTACCGAGAGACCCTCAACATCTCCAACTCCATCAGCAACTCGGGCTCTGTGCAGTGGTGGATTCTGCTCTGCCTGACCTGTGCCTGGTGTGTCCTCTACGTATGCACCATCCGTGGCATCGAGACCACCGGCAAG GCTGTGTACATCACCTCGACGCTGCCCTATGTCGTCCTGACCATCTTCCTCATTCGGGGACTGACGCTAAAGGGATCCACCAACGGTATCGTCTTCCTCTTCACGCCCAAC GTCACGGAGCTGGCCAACCCACTGACTTGGCTGGATGCGGGGGCCCAGGTCTTCTACTCCTTCTCGTTGGCCTTCGGGGGCCTCATCTCCTTCTCCAGCTACAACTCCGTCCA CAACAACTGTGAGATGGACTCGGTGATCGTGTCCGTCATCAACGGCTTCACATCCATGTACGCAGCCACCGTGGTCTACTCCATCATCGGCTTCCGTGCCACAGAACGCTATGACTCCTGCTTCAACCA GAATATCCTGACGCTCATCAACGGGTTCGACTTGCCCGAAGGCTCTGTCACCGAGAACAACTTCGAGGAAGTACAGCAGTGGTACAATAACACGTACCCCGCGGCCTTCGCCCAGCTGCAGTTCCAGACCTGCGACATGAACTCTTTCCTGTCAGAG GGCGTGGAGGGCACGGGGCTGGCGTTCATTGTCTTCACGGAGGCCATCACCAAGATGCCCATATCCCCACTGTGGTCTGTGCTCTTCTTCATCATGCTCTTCTGCCTGGGCCTGTCCTCCATGTTCGGGAACATGGAGGGCGTGGTCGTGCCCCTGCAGGACCTCAAAGTCTTCCCCAAAAAGTGGCCCAAGGAGGTGCTCACAG GTCTCATCTGCTTTGGATCGTATCTCATCGCCCTCATCTTCACGCTGAACTCCGGCCAGTACTGGCTCACCCTGTTGGACAGCTATGCCGGCTCCATCCCCCTGCTCATCATCGCCTTCTGCGAGATGTTCGCTGTGGTCTACGTGTATGGCGTGGACAG GTTTAACAAGGACATCGAGTTTATGATCGGCCACAAGCCCAACATCTTCTGGCAAATCACGTGGCGAGTGGTCAGCCCGCTGCTCATGCTGGTCATCTTCCTGTTCTTCTTTGTGATCAACGTCAATAAGGAGCTGATATACAGCGTCTGGGACCCTGCCTAT GCGGAATTTCCCAAATCCGAGAAGGTCCCATACCCAAGCTGGGCATATGGCGTGGTGGTTATCGTTGCTGGTGTGCCCTGCCTCAGCATCCCTTGCTTTGCCATCTACAAGCTCATCAGGAACCGTTGCCAGAAGCAAGAAAGCCAGCAGGGGCTGGTCAGCACCATGTCCACAGCCTCCATAAATGGGGACCTGAAGTACTGA